A region of Anticarsia gemmatalis isolate Benzon Research Colony breed Stoneville strain chromosome 18, ilAntGemm2 primary, whole genome shotgun sequence DNA encodes the following proteins:
- the LOC142980587 gene encoding uncharacterized protein LOC142980587, with translation MEFASCHIVVPQVGTGSAAAGESDPAVPAGRAPSYSGEGQQMRSDSRLESSVVDGPSCASGGPGCGEAEGEGDLFSSGPPETGVGATSVAHSTVSTSKPSRECLPNRDGKGRFLPSKKVEIGGKEPGSSDCAMEEGRRTPSFVRPSSVIGGGGGSRPLSPIVVLERLPIHLGSPSGRTRSRIAQESSVDSDTGSDMSILSDANQPTEIGRLWRKRRPRPESEESDGARKKKKAPAKKAPDSDPEEKSAKQLADSIQDNLEAVVAVADKSGNLKGTFIKSLKDAARNIRLAVSELSRRSATNENLALQAQNSRLKAEVDHLNKEMAALKSVVENISNTTNGVQPVTIGQAPPSVERAIADLRLMVDARFGAIEARLPPEPRIRPPLAADKKAAGAPPVPAARATKTAAPTPAARKDKAAEPPSAPATKPATAPNPPAPLTKAGKRGKKAKPSYSAVAAMPAKEAPAIPATANEWQLVGKNGKAAKAPKEKAPKNAKKKASKKKAAKLRTPKSAAVVITLQPEAAKNGATYKDVIGDAKSKINLADLGIGPNDVRFKVAATGARMFELPGTSGAEKADAFALKLREVLGEDIVRVSRPTKSAELRIMGLDDSASPEEVRAALSRAGECPADSVRLGQIRLGPHGGGSIWACCPVAAAKKIVDGRRLLIGWVSARVELLPPRERRCYRCLEGGHVCARCTSEVDRSGTCFRCGKPGHIARSCSEAPNCAVCAAAGKPAAHVVGSKACAPPKIKKKRNLGENSKNQNKKKKKKTAKKAKAASQSADRPAASNAAEVPADVVEMETQH, from the coding sequence atgGAGTTCGCATCTTGTCATATTGTAGTACCCCAGGTCGGTACCGGCAGCGCCGCTGCCGGAGAATCCGACCCCGCCGTTCCGGCGGGCAGAGCCCCCTcgtactctggggaggggcaacaaatgcgttccgacagccggctggaaagttcggttgtcgatgggccgtcctgcgcctcgggaggtcctgggtgTGGAGAGGCAGAAGGAGAAGGTGACCTTTTTTCATCAGGTCCACCTGAAACGGGTGTCGGAGCCACTTCGGTGGCTCACAGTACTGTTAGCACCAGCAAACCAAGCAGGGAGTGCCTGCCGAATAGGGACGGTAAGGGAAGATTCCTTCCGTCCAAAAAGGTCGAGATTGGGGGCAAAGAGCCCGGCAGCTCAGACTGCGCAATGGAGgaggggcggcgcacgcccagttttgtgcgcccctcgtcggtgatcggaggaggagggggttctaggCCCCTGTCCCCCATTgtagtgctggagcggctccccatTCATCTTGGGAGCCCCAGCGGCAGGACGAGGTCCCGCATtgctcaggagtccagtgtcgacTCTGACACGGGCTCCGACATGAGCATCCTTTCGGATGCCAACCAACCGACGGAGATCGGTCGCCTCTGGCGCAAACGAAGACCGCGCCCTGAGTCCGAAGAGTCGGATGGGGCGCGGAAAAAGAAGAAGGCGCCCGCGAAAAAGGCGCCTGATTCCGATCCGGAGGAGAAGTCTGCCAAGCAATTGGCAGACAGTATCCAAGACAATTTGGAGGCAGTAGTCGCGGTCGCCGACAAGTCCGGGAACCTCAAAGGGACTTTCATCAAGTCCCTAAAGGACGCCGCCCGGAACATTAGGTTGGCGGTGTCCGAGTTAAGTCGGCGGTCCGCGACAAATGAAAACCTGGCGCTTCAGGCGCAAAACAGCCGGCTTAAGGCGGAGGTTGACCACCTTAACAAAGAGATGGCGGCGCTAAAATCCGTGGTGGAGAACATCAGCAACACCACCAACGGAGTCCAGCCAGTAACTATTGGGCAGGCGCCTCCTTCTGTTGAACgcgccatcgccgacctccgcctcatggtggacgcccgctttggggccatagaggcccggctgccgccggagccccgcatcCGTCCGCCCCTAGCGGCGGACAAGAAAGCGGCAGGGGCACCTCCTGTGCCCGCCGCCAGAGCGACGAAGACGGCGGCTCCAACTCCCGCCGCTAGGAAAGACAAGGCAGCAGAGCCACCATCAGCGCCGGCAACAAAACCCGCCACCGCGCCAAATCCACCGGCTCCATTGACAAAAGCAGGAAAGCGGGGCAAAAAGGCCAAGCCGTCATACAGCGCGGTGGCGGCCATGCCCGCTAAAGAGGCTCCCgcaatcccggcgactgccaacgagtggcagctcgtcgggaagaaTGGAAAGGCGGCAAAGGCGCCCAAGGAAAAGGCGCCCAAGAACGCCAAGAAGAAGGCGTCCAAAAAGAAGGCggcgaagctccggactccaaaatcggctgcagtcgtcataacactgcagccggaggcagCGAAGAACGGCGCGACGTAcaaagacgtcattggggacgcaaagtcCAAAATTAACCTGGCCGACCTAGGCAtaggccccaatgacgtccgtttTAAGGTCGCTGCCACGGGGGCTCGCATGTTTGAGCTCCCAGGAACGTCCGGAGCCGAGAAGGCGGACGCCTTCGCCCTAAAATTGCGCGAGGTCCTCGGggaggacatcgtccgcgtgtccaggcccacaaaatCCGCCGAGCTACGGATTATgggcctggacgactctgccTCTCCGGAGGAAGTAAGagccgccctctctagggccggcgaatgcccagcggactccgtccggctgggtcagatccgcctcggccctcacggcggcggatctatttgggcctgctgcccagtcgCGGCGGCCAAGAAGATAGTAGATGGCCGCCGCCTAttgatcggttgggtgtcggcgcgggtggagcttCTCCCCCCACGCGAGCGTCGCTGCTACCGCTGCCTGGAAGGCggccatgtctgtgcgcggtgcacgtCCGAAGTAGATAggagcggcacgtgcttccggtgcggcaagccgggccacattgcccggtcgtgctcggaagcaccgaactgtgccgtttgcgccgcggcaggcaagccggcggcgcacgtggtggggagcaaagcctgcgccccaccaaagATTAAGAAGAAGCGTAATTTGGGGGAAAACTCAAAGAACcaaaataagaagaagaagaagaagactgcgaagaaggccaaggccgcttcgcagtcagcagaccggcccgcggcctccaacgccgccgaagtgccggcagacgtggtggagatggagacacaacattaa